In Cervus canadensis isolate Bull #8, Minnesota chromosome 6, ASM1932006v1, whole genome shotgun sequence, one DNA window encodes the following:
- the LOC122444273 gene encoding olfactory receptor 4F3/4F16/4F29-like — MDGANQSVVSEFVLLGLTNSWEIQLVLFVFSSTLCVASMMGNSLIILTVTCDPHLHSPMYFLLANLSFIDLGVSSVTSPKMIYDLFRKHKVISFRGCIAQIFFIHIVGGVEMVLLIAMAFDRYVAICKPLHYLTIMNPRMCISFLVAAWIIGFIHSMVQLPFVVNLPFCGPNVLDSFYCDLPRLIKLACIDTYQLEFMVMANSGFISIGSIFILIISYIVIILTVQKHSSGSSSKALSTLSAHITAVALFFGPLIFIYTWPFPSTHLDKFLAIFYAVLTPFLNPVIYTFRNQEMKVGMRRVCRQLVSYRKTTLVMPVL, encoded by the coding sequence ATGGATGGAGCAAATCAGTCTGTGGTGTCAGAGTTTGTGCTTCTGGGactcaccaactcctgggagATCCAGCTAGTCCTCTTTGTGTTCTCATCCACACTTTGTGTGGCAAGCATGATGGGAAACTCCCTCATTATACTCACTGTGACTTGTGACCCTCACTTACACTCCCCCATGTACTTTCTGTTGGCCAACCTCTCCTTCATTGACCTGGGAGTTTCTTCTGTCACTTCTCCCAAGATGATTTATGACCTTTTCAGAAAGCATAAAGTCATCTCCTTTAGAGGCTGCATCGctcaaatcttctttatccacatcGTTGGTGGTGTGGAGATGGTGCTGCTCATAGCCATGGCCTTTGACAGATATGTTGCAATATGTAAGCCTCTCCATTATCTGACCATCATGAACCCTAGAATGTGCATCTCCTTTTTAGTGGCTGCCTGGATAATAGGCTTTATCCACTCCATGGTTCAGCTGCCTTTTGTGGTAAACTTACCCTTCTGTGGCCCTAATGTGTTGGACAGCTTTTATTGTGACCTTCCTCGGTTGATCAAACTTGCCTGCATAGACACCTACCAACTAGAGTTTATGGTCATGGCCAACAGTGGATTCATCTCTATTGGCTCCATCTTCATTCTGATCATATCCTACATTGTCATCATTCTCACTGTCCAGAAACACTCTTCAGGCAGTTCATCTAAGGCTCTGTCCACACTTTCAGCTCACATCACTGCAGTAGCTCTGTTCTTTGGTCCTTTGATTTTTATCTATACATGGCCATTTCCTTCCACACACCTGGATAAGTTTTTGGCCATCTTTTATGCAGTTCTCACTCCTTTCCTGAATCCAGTCATTTATACATTCAGGAATCAAGAAATGAAAGTGGGAATGAGGAGAGTATGCAGACAGTTAGTGAGTTATAGAAAGACCACTTTAGTGATGCCTGTATTGTGA
- the LOC122444102 gene encoding olfactory receptor 4F3/4F16/4F29-like: MYGANQSMVSEFVFLGLINSWEIQLLLFVFSSSFYIASTMGNLLIMLTVISDPHLHSSMYFLLANLSFIDLGFSTIFSPKMIYDLFRKHKVISFSGCITQIFFIHFIGGVEVVLLIAMAFDRDVAICKPLHYLTIMSPRMCIFFIVAAWMIGLIHSMVQLACVVNLPFCGPNVLDGFYCDLPQLIKLACIDTYELEFMVTANSGFISVGSFFILIISYIIIILTVQKQSSVGSSKALSTLSAHITVVVLFFGPLMFFYIWPFSSPHLGKFLAIFDAVLTPFLNPVIYTFRNHEMRVAMRRVCKQLVSYRRSLK, encoded by the coding sequence ATGTATGGAGCAAATCAGTCTATGGTGTCAGAGTTTGTGTTCCTGGGACTCATCAATTCCTGGGAGATTCAACTTCTCCTCTTTGTGTTCTCCTCTAGTTTTTACATAGCAAGCACAATGGGAAACTTGCTCATTATGCTCACTGTTATTTCTGACCCTCATTTACACTCCTCCATGTACTTTCTGTTGGCCAACCTCTCCTTCATTGATCTGGGATTTTCTACTATCTTTTCTCCCAAGATGATTTATGACCTTTTCAGAAAGCATAAAGTTATCTCTTTTAGTGGCTGCATCACTCAGATCTTCTTCATCCACTTCATTGGTGGTGTGGAGGTGGTGCTTCTCATAGCCATGGCCTTTGACAGAGACGTTGCCATATGTAAGCCTCTCCATTATCTGACCATCATGAGTCCAAGGATGTGCATTTTCTTTATAGTGGCTGCCTGGATGATTGGCCTTATCCACTCCATGGTTCAACTAGCTTGCGTGGTAAACTTACCCTTCTGTGGCCCAAATGTGTTGGACGGCTTTTACTGTGACCTTCCTCAGTTGATCAAACTTGCCTGCATAGACACATACGAACTAGAGTTCATGGTCACGGCCAACAGTGGATTCATCTCTGTTGGCTCCTTCTTCATTCTGATCATTTCCTACATTATCATCATTCTCACTGTTCAGAAACAGTCTTCAGTGGGTTCATCCAAGGCTCTGTCCACACTTTCAGCTCACATCACTGTAGTAGTCTTGTTCTTTGGTCCTTTGATGTTTTTTTATATATGGCCATTTTCCTCCCCACACCTGGGTAAGTTTCTGGCTATATTTGATGCAGTTCTTACTCCTTTCCTGAATCCTGTTATTTACACATTCAGGAATCATGAAATGAGGGTTGCAATGAGGAGAGTATGCAAACAGCTAGTGAGTTACAGGAGATCTCTAAAGTGA